A DNA window from Ancylothrix sp. D3o contains the following coding sequences:
- a CDS encoding restriction endonuclease — translation MEHSFTKQIQTILKESFPDVFETIFERSQIIQYLNIKTKAANKGSKSRASFANLYAIYVLVEDYITKDFHNNSGYSDYEGAVYSNLLSRQRQLPFGQKLQNHALNHRLNEEFKRYFPFCDFIPIIRSTKTKRYWFNEELLKLIIDNKEYNIAQSVGKIIEAYVAAKRDSFEIFIQLCETAQTLTQQQVIDFIKNLLQPTVDARIFEIVSYSILKYYYHDKFIYWGYELDSLQQETLKLFKTGRTNANDGGIDFVMKPLGRFFQVTETVDVKKYFLDIDKVEKYPITFVVKSSSSQQEIRQEIENQAKKQYSIKAIVAEYMGCIEEIINISILIQRFEESMNQGYLDEILNEIIKQSRIEFNYEEESQSLEFLEEIEGDAEE, via the coding sequence ATGGAACACAGCTTTACCAAACAAATTCAAACTATTTTAAAAGAGAGTTTTCCTGATGTGTTTGAAACAATTTTTGAGCGCAGCCAAATTATTCAATACTTGAATATCAAAACTAAAGCTGCAAATAAAGGCTCAAAATCCAGAGCTAGTTTTGCTAATTTATATGCTATCTATGTTTTGGTTGAAGACTACATCACTAAAGATTTCCATAACAACAGCGGATATTCAGATTATGAAGGTGCTGTTTATTCAAATCTTCTGAGCCGGCAACGACAATTACCATTTGGACAAAAGCTCCAAAATCATGCTTTGAATCACCGGCTCAATGAAGAGTTTAAAAGATATTTTCCCTTCTGCGATTTTATTCCTATTATTAGAAGTACCAAGACAAAAAGGTATTGGTTTAATGAAGAGTTGCTAAAACTAATCATTGATAATAAAGAATATAATATAGCTCAATCGGTTGGAAAAATTATTGAGGCTTATGTCGCAGCCAAGAGAGATAGTTTTGAAATTTTTATTCAACTGTGCGAAACTGCTCAAACGTTGACCCAGCAGCAAGTCATAGATTTTATAAAAAACTTGCTTCAACCTACAGTGGATGCTCGCATTTTTGAAATAGTTAGCTACAGCATCTTAAAATACTATTACCACGATAAGTTTATTTATTGGGGTTATGAACTTGACAGTTTACAGCAAGAAACATTAAAACTCTTTAAGACGGGAAGAACAAATGCAAATGATGGTGGCATTGATTTTGTGATGAAACCTTTGGGACGATTCTTTCAAGTGACTGAAACTGTGGATGTTAAAAAATATTTCTTAGATATTGATAAAGTTGAAAAATATCCCATAACATTTGTAGTTAAATCTTCTTCCTCTCAGCAGGAGATTAGACAAGAGATAGAAAACCAAGCGAAAAAGCAATATTCAATTAAAGCGATAGTTGCGGAATACATGGGGTGCATTGAAGAGATTATAAATATATCTATTCTCATTCAAAGATTTGAAGAATCGATGAACCAAGGATATTTAGACGAAATTTTAAACGAAATTATTAAACAAAGTCGTATAGAATTTAATTATGAAGAAGAAAGCCAATCTCTTGAGTTTTTAGAAGAGATAGAGGGGGATGCGGAAGAATAA
- a CDS encoding TenA family transcriptional regulator gives MTLTCEELLQKHPQAWKEATVHSFLEQCKLGTIKEEQFNTWLVQDYLFVVEFTRMVARVLTAAPVRDFDVILGGLSALKDELNWFREKAAERNLDFLDAHRQETCMEYCTYLYSLNGMPYALQATALWAIEYAYNQGWQLPGEMPAPYQEFAQRWGNPGFTEYVKLLAKQADMALEMSSENIQHQAEQVFLNVARLEKDFWQMAFNAG, from the coding sequence ATGACTTTAACTTGTGAAGAACTTCTCCAAAAACATCCGCAAGCGTGGAAAGAAGCAACGGTGCATTCGTTTTTGGAACAGTGTAAATTAGGGACGATTAAAGAGGAACAGTTTAATACTTGGTTGGTGCAAGATTATTTGTTTGTCGTGGAATTTACGCGGATGGTGGCGCGTGTTTTGACTGCGGCGCCGGTGCGGGATTTTGATGTGATTTTGGGGGGGTTAAGTGCTTTGAAGGATGAGTTAAATTGGTTTAGAGAAAAAGCGGCGGAACGCAATTTAGATTTTTTAGATGCTCACCGGCAGGAAACTTGCATGGAATATTGCACTTATTTGTACAGTTTAAATGGGATGCCTTATGCGTTGCAAGCGACGGCACTTTGGGCAATCGAATATGCTTATAATCAAGGTTGGCAATTGCCGGGGGAAATGCCGGCACCCTATCAAGAATTTGCCCAAAGATGGGGAAATCCAGGGTTTACGGAATATGTGAAACTGTTGGCAAAACAAGCGGATATGGCGTTGGAAATGTCGTCAGAAAATATCCAACATCAAGCGGAACAAGTGTTTTTAAATGTGGCAAGGTTAGAAAAGGATTTTTGGCAGATGGCGTTTAATGCGGGGTAG
- the yhdJ gene encoding adenine-specific DNA-methyltransferase: MQLFEHEGHEIILGDVIEALSQHIPDNSVDLIFADPPYNIGKDFDGLKDEWKCEKDYLRWCYRWLKLCINKLKPTGSLYVMNSTQNMPYFDIFLRRRLTILSRIVWFYDSSGVQAKKYYGSLYEPILFCVKNKKNYTFNASEILVEAKTGAVRKLIDYRKATPSVYNSQKVPGNVWEIPRVRYRMAEYEEHPTQKPIALLERIIKASSNEGDVVLDLFSGTFTTSFVAKQLQRKSIGIEVQEKYVKIGLQRLQIQPFENQEDLENALNSSNLLLEPQQLTLNL; the protein is encoded by the coding sequence ATGCAGCTTTTTGAACATGAGGGACACGAGATTATTTTGGGGGATGTGATAGAAGCTCTTTCTCAACACATCCCCGATAACTCTGTAGATTTAATTTTTGCCGATCCTCCTTATAATATTGGCAAAGATTTTGATGGTTTAAAGGATGAGTGGAAATGCGAGAAAGATTATTTAAGATGGTGTTATCGCTGGCTAAAATTGTGCATTAATAAGCTTAAGCCAACAGGAAGCTTATATGTAATGAATTCTACGCAAAATATGCCATATTTTGACATATTTTTGCGTCGGCGTTTAACGATTTTATCTAGGATTGTATGGTTTTATGACAGTTCTGGTGTGCAAGCAAAGAAATATTATGGTTCTTTGTATGAACCGATTCTATTTTGTGTCAAAAACAAAAAAAATTATACCTTTAATGCTTCGGAAATTTTGGTGGAAGCAAAAACAGGTGCAGTGAGAAAACTCATTGATTATCGAAAGGCTACCCCTTCGGTTTATAATTCTCAAAAAGTGCCGGGTAATGTTTGGGAAATACCTAGAGTTAGATATCGAATGGCTGAGTATGAAGAGCATCCTACGCAGAAACCAATAGCTTTATTAGAAAGAATTATTAAGGCAAGTAGCAATGAGGGAGATGTGGTTCTTGATTTGTTTTCAGGAACTTTTACCACCTCATTTGTCGCTAAACAGCTTCAGAGGAAATCTATCGGAATAGAAGTGCAAGAAAAGTATGTAAAGATAGGCTTACAAAGGTTACAAATACAGCCATTTGAGAATCAAGAAGACCTGGAAAACGCTTTAAATTCATCTAACCTTCTTTTAGAACCACAACAACTCACACTTAACTTATAG